In Scophthalmus maximus strain ysfricsl-2021 chromosome 5, ASM2237912v1, whole genome shotgun sequence, a single window of DNA contains:
- the LOC118311650 gene encoding macrophage mannose receptor 1 isoform X2, with protein MRITCTSLVLLIQMLQCLGSNDSPFQLINKATTFCLIKTNNFCNDIRWTTGDRLLVEQKNKCLGVQGKSVGSEISLYNCDENSDLQKWECKNETVLALKDQELYIELTEDNTAVLSKTIGPNSHLTISGTSSGACTRTYRELYTISGNAAGMPCMFPFLYKDKWYSDCTTFDSPENFLWCAVETNYQSERWGFCPITTKEDWNTHPLTGAYYQLNTQSALTWSQAETSCKQQGASLLSITDPHEQAYVQVLLGTVGSMLWTGLILDPEHGWKWSNGRPYRYMKWDSGHPLPNPGYTCTVVNAAVQLSWQSSPCSKKLGYICYSKRAEENPAQAFETGFCPSPWIPYNHHCFHLNRNQKTWSDAQRECRNEGGDLVSIRNVEDQSFVISQLGYASTDKLWIGLNDMKIEGLFDWIDHSTVSFTSWEFGKPTVSTDTKDCVLIRGENGNWANCVCEEKHGFICMKMSASKPTGDEVEKDIGCKNGWRRHGSYCYFIGTETKTFDEAKDDCKRSDSYLADVSTGVDNAFLVSLVGLRPEKYFWLGLSNQKNIDEFVWTNTASVRFTHWNAEMPGRQKGCVAMKTGIFAGLWDVLPCANQEKYICKQLAEGAVLTPAPPTLIPLKCADTWTQVGSKNVCFKLFLKSSSDLRTWFEARDYCRTIGGDLLSIHSQAELGVLPNRYQGVWIGLSAPDPATGYVWSDGSPLNFQHWEDGEPNNKNNVESCAEFKMHNKERSGSWNDVHCESYHGWLCQISAGVTPNPPPDRVTPDYNTTSDGWLEWKGNQYKFARRPMAMEEARKLCQEMHSDLVTINSEAERIFLWKQISKEPLSYWIGLNVDLDGTFAWMDGSPVVFQKWDENQPNFSNNDENCAVMYSSMGFWHDYNCGLEFSPICKRSDSPPANATVAPTVHPRGGCLQNWKKINSKCYSIINSQNETWEGARTQCKAMGGNLASILSRHTQVFLSNEMVKAPTTNLWIGLHNKHSQQFCWTDGRPMQYNNWPPNMHGLLYNRRLHAPFSNNEKECAAMITDPTIGIGKWQQMSCNDTNGYVCLRNLDQSLPDSPEPTVTTAYVKLFNDSIKVVTQPMNWDAAQKNCQSDSANLASLRNVWSQTYVELMALNLNSPVWIGLNKKQTVGYFTYVDGWHMTISNWYRKYPSTDQDCVFVDVDGKWKTAYCNQTMNSICMMSTDVPPTESSHFPGRCPVDPERPHYGGKHGYTWLPFKGHCYLFLTERLSWSDASVSCARHGGTLASIEDPTEQQFILRNVKIFEDNHSSFWMGLYKTHKGVWQWLDKTVMDYINWDTDQPGDNTYGVIEVSDGRWRTGEKWNRREYICKTPKVLIQATPTSASSSPVDTQSRGHVILAAVLLITAIAIGIFIVLFLFKKSGRHLPVPEKTTTFDNPVFVSNEQSQQDLVDTNKVVTME; from the exons ATGAGGATAACTTGTACATCTTTAGTGCTCCTCATCCAGATGCTTCAATGTTTGGGCTCAAATG ATTCACCATTTCAACTTATTAACAAGGCCACTACTTTCTgtttgattaaaacaaataatttctgCAATGACATACGCTGGACGACTGGCGACCGACTTCTGGTTGAACAGAAGAATAAGTGCCTCGGAGTCCAGGGGAAAAGTGTGGGCAGTGAAATAAGCCTCTACAATTGTGATGAAAACAGTGACCTACAAAAGTGGGAATGCAAAAATGAAACCGTGCTCGCTCTCAAAGACCAAGAGCTTTACATTGAGCTCACTGAGGACAACACAGCTGTTCTTTCCAAAACAATAGGACCGAATAGCCACCTCACAATTTCAGGAACATCCAGTGGCGCTTGCACAAGAACATACAGAG AACTCTATACCATCAGTGGAAATGCAGCTGGAATGCCCTGCATGTTTCCCTTTTTGTACAAAGACAAGTGGTACTCAGACTGCACTACGTTTGACTCCCCAGAAAACTTTCTTTGGTGTGCAGTTGAAACTAATTATCAAAGTGAACGCTGGGGCTTCTGCCCAATTACTA CCAAAGAAGACTGGAATACACACCCACTCACTGGAGCATATTATCAGCTCAACACACAGTCAGCTCTGACTTGGTCCCAAGCTGAAACCAGCTGCAAACAGCAGGGTGCTTCCCTGCTCAGTATCACTGATCCTCATGAGCAGGCTTATGTCCAAG TACTACTGGGGACAGTGGGCAGTATGCTTTGGACTGGGCTGATCCTGGATCCAGAACATGGCTGGAAATGGTCCAATGGGAGGCCTTACCGTTACATGAAATGGGACTCAG GACATCCACTTCCTAATCCAGGATACACCTGTACAGTTGTTAATGCTGCTGTACAGTTGTCCTGGCAGAGTTCACCTTGCAGCAAGAAGCTGGGCTACATCTGCTACAGTAAACGGGCTGAGGAAAATCCTGCACAAG CCTTTGAGACAGGCTTTTGTCCAAGCCCTTGGATTCCTTACAACCATCACTGCTTCCACCTTAATCGTAATCAGAAAACATGGTCTGATGCACAGAGAGAGTGCCGTAACGAAGGGGGGGACCTAGTCAGCATCCGCAATGTGGAGGACCAAAGCTTTGTCATCTCTCAGCTTGGATATG CATCCACAGATAAGCTTTGGATTGGACTGAATGACATGAAGATAGAGGGATTGTTTGACTGGATTGACCACTCCACTGTCAGCTTCACCAGCTGGGAGTTTGGGAAACCTACTGTGTCCACTGATACAAAAGACTGTGTTCTGATCCGAGGAGAg aaTGGGAACTGggctaactgtgtgtgtgaggagaaacaTGGCTTCATTTGTATGAAGATGAGTGCTTCAAAACCCACTGGAGATGAAGTGGAGAAGGACATAGGgtgcaaaaat GGATGGAGGAGACATGGCTCATACTGCTACTTCATAGGGACAGAGACAAAAACTTTTGATGAAGCCAAAGATGACTGCAAGAGATCAGATTCTTATTTAGCTGATGTTTCAACTGG CGTGGACAATGCCTTCCTTGTCAGCTTGGTGGGGTTGAGACCAGAAAAGTACTTCTGGTTAGGGCTGTCAAACCAGAAAAACATTGATGAATTTGTGTGGACCAACACAGCCTCGGTGAGGTTCACTCACTGGAACGCTGAGATGCCAG GTCGCCAAAAAGGCTGTGTTGCCATGAAAACTGGGATTTTTGCTGGTCTCTGGGATGTGCTGCCATGTGCCAATCAGGAGAAATATATTTGCAAGCAGCTGGCAGAGGGGGCAGTTTTAACCCCTGCCCCACCCACACTTATCCCTCTGAAGTGTGCAGACACATGGACTCAAGTAGGATCAAAAAACGTCTGCTTTAAG CTGTTTTTAAAGTCATCTTCAGACCTGAGAACCTGGTTCGAGGCCAGAGATTATTGCAGGACCATTGGAGGAGACCTGCTCAGCATCCACAGTCAGGCTGAGCTTGGAGTACTGCCAAATCG CTACCAGGGCGTCTGGATTGGACTTAGTGCCCCTGACCCAGCCACTGGTTATGTATGGAGCGATGGATCCCCA CTGAATTTCCAACACTGGGAGGATGGCGagccaaacaataaaaataatgtagAATCCTGTGCTGAATTCAAAATGCATAACAAAGAAAGGAGTGGGTCTTGGAATGATGTGCACTGTGAGAGTTACCATGGATGGCTGTGCCAGATCAGTGCAG GAGTGACTCCAAATCCACCTCCAGATCGTGTCACCCCTG ACTACAATACAACCTCAGATGGGTGGCTGGAATGGAAAGGAAATCAGTATAAATTTGCCAGGAGACCAATGGCCATGGAAGAGGCGCGTAAGCTTTGCCAAGAGATGCATAGTGACTTGGTAACTATCAACAGTGAGGCTGAAAGAATATTTTTATGGAAACAG ATATCCAAAGAACCTTTGTCTTACTGGATAGGCCTGAATGTAGACCTTGATGGAACATTTGC GTGGATGGATGGCTCTCCAGTGGTGTTTCAAAAATGGGATGAAAATCAACCCAATTTCTCGAACAACGATGAGAATTGTGCTGTCATGTATTCTTCTATGG GGTTCTGGCATGATTATAATTGTGGGTTAGAGTTCTCGCCCATTTGTAAACGCAGTGACTCACCACCTGCCAATGCCACTGTAGCACCAACAGTTCATCCAAGAGGTGGCTGTctacaaaactggaaaaaaattaactcgaag TGTTACAGCATCATTAATAGCCAAAATGAGACATGGGAAGGCGCAAGGACACAATGCAAAGCAATGGGAGGAAATCTAGCCTCGATTCTCTCCAGACATACACAAG tgtttttgtcGAATGAAATGGTCAAGGCACCCACAACAAACCTGTGGATTGGCTTGCATAATAAACATAGTCAGCAGTTTTGCTGGACAGATGGGCGACCAATGCAATACAACAACTGGCCACCTAAT ATGCATGGCCTTCTGTACAATCGTCGG CTGCATGCCCCTTTTTCCAATAATGAG AAAGAGTGTGCTGCGATGATTACTGATCCTACCATTGGCATTGGGAAATGGCAACAAATGTCCTGCAATGATACCAATGGATATGTGTGTCTTCGAAATCTTG ACCAATCTCTCCCAGACTCCCCTGAACCAACAGTGACTACTGCATATGTGAAACTATTTAATGACTCAATCAAAGTTGTCACTCAGCCCATGAACTGGGATGCAGCCCAGAAGAACTGTCAAAGTGACAGTGCCAACCTGGCTAGCCTGCGAAATGTGTGGTCACAGACCTATGTCGAGCTGATGGCTTTGAATCTGAACAGTCCTGTGTGGATTGGACTGAACAAAAAACAG ACTGTCGGATATTTCACCTATGTTGATGGCTGGCATATGACCATTTCCAATTGGTATAGAAAGTACCCAAGCACAGACcaagactgtgtgtttgtggatgtggACGGAAAATGGAAGACTGCCTACTGCAATCAGACAATGAACAGTATTTGTATGATGTCTACAG ATGTGCCACCAACAGAATCAAGTCATTTCCCAGGAAGATGCCCTGTTGACCCAGAAAGACCCCATTACGGAGGCAAACACGGTTACACTTGGCTACCATTTAAGGGTCATTGTTACCTCTTTCTCACAGAGAGGCTCAGTTGGTCAGATGCCTCTGTTAGCTGTGCAAGACATG gTGGAACTCTTGCCAGCATTGAAGACCCCACTGAGCAACAATTTATTCTAaggaatgtgaaaatatttgaagacaACCACTCTTCATTCTGGATGGGCTTGTATAAAACTCACAAAG GCGTGTGGCAGTGGTTGGATAAAACAGTCATGGACTACATTAACTGGGATACAGATCAACCTGGTGACAACACTTACGGAGTGATTGAAGTGTCAGACGGAAGGTGGAGGACAGGTGAAAAGTGGAATAGGAGAGAATATATTTGCAAAACCCCCAAAG TATTAATACAAGCAACACCCACATCTG CAAGTTCGAGTCCAGTGGATACTCAAAGTCGTGGCCACGTAATTTTGGCAGCTGTGCTGCTCATTACTGCGATTGCCATTGGGATATtcatcgtcctcttcctcttcaagAAGTCTGGCCGCCACCTACCTGTCCCTGAAAAGACAACTACCTTTGACAACCCAGTCTTCGTCAGCAATGAGCAGTCTCAGCAGGATCTGGTGGACACCAATAAAGTGGTAACAATGGAATAA
- the LOC118311650 gene encoding macrophage mannose receptor 1 isoform X1: protein MRITCTSLVLLIQMLQCLGSNDSPFQLINKATTFCLIKTNNFCNDIRWTTGDRLLVEQKNKCLGVQGKSVGSEISLYNCDENSDLQKWECKNETVLALKDQELYIELTEDNTAVLSKTIGPNSHLTISGTSSGACTRTYRELYTISGNAAGMPCMFPFLYKDKWYSDCTTFDSPENFLWCAVETNYQSERWGFCPITTKEDWNTHPLTGAYYQLNTQSALTWSQAETSCKQQGASLLSITDPHEQAYVQVLLGTVGSMLWTGLILDPEHGWKWSNGRPYRYMKWDSGHPLPNPGYTCTVVNAAVQLSWQSSPCSKKLGYICYSKRAEENPAQAFETGFCPSPWIPYNHHCFHLNRNQKTWSDAQRECRNEGGDLVSIRNVEDQSFVISQLGYASTDKLWIGLNDMKIEGLFDWIDHSTVSFTSWEFGKPTVSTDTKDCVLIRGENGNWANCVCEEKHGFICMKMSASKPTGDEVEKDIGCKNGWRRHGSYCYFIGTETKTFDEAKDDCKRSDSYLADVSTGVDNAFLVSLVGLRPEKYFWLGLSNQKNIDEFVWTNTASVRFTHWNAEMPGRQKGCVAMKTGIFAGLWDVLPCANQEKYICKQLAEGAVLTPAPPTLIPLKCADTWTQVGSKNVCFKLFLKSSSDLRTWFEARDYCRTIGGDLLSIHSQAELGVLPNRYQGVWIGLSAPDPATGYVWSDGSPLNFQHWEDGEPNNKNNVESCAEFKMHNKERSGSWNDVHCESYHGWLCQISAGVTPNPPPDRVTPDYNTTSDGWLEWKGNQYKFARRPMAMEEARKLCQEMHSDLVTINSEAERIFLWKQISKEPLSYWIGLNVDLDGTFAWMDGSPVVFQKWDENQPNFSNNDENCAVMYSSMGFWHDYNCGLEFSPICKRSDSPPANATVAPTVHPRGGCLQNWKKINSKCYSIINSQNETWEGARTQCKAMGGNLASILSRHTQVFLSNEMVKAPTTNLWIGLHNKHSQQFCWTDGRPMQYNNWPPNMHGLLYNRRMHVLPYNRRLHAPFSNNEKECAAMITDPTIGIGKWQQMSCNDTNGYVCLRNLDQSLPDSPEPTVTTAYVKLFNDSIKVVTQPMNWDAAQKNCQSDSANLASLRNVWSQTYVELMALNLNSPVWIGLNKKQTVGYFTYVDGWHMTISNWYRKYPSTDQDCVFVDVDGKWKTAYCNQTMNSICMMSTDVPPTESSHFPGRCPVDPERPHYGGKHGYTWLPFKGHCYLFLTERLSWSDASVSCARHGGTLASIEDPTEQQFILRNVKIFEDNHSSFWMGLYKTHKGVWQWLDKTVMDYINWDTDQPGDNTYGVIEVSDGRWRTGEKWNRREYICKTPKVLIQATPTSASSSPVDTQSRGHVILAAVLLITAIAIGIFIVLFLFKKSGRHLPVPEKTTTFDNPVFVSNEQSQQDLVDTNKVVTME from the exons ATGAGGATAACTTGTACATCTTTAGTGCTCCTCATCCAGATGCTTCAATGTTTGGGCTCAAATG ATTCACCATTTCAACTTATTAACAAGGCCACTACTTTCTgtttgattaaaacaaataatttctgCAATGACATACGCTGGACGACTGGCGACCGACTTCTGGTTGAACAGAAGAATAAGTGCCTCGGAGTCCAGGGGAAAAGTGTGGGCAGTGAAATAAGCCTCTACAATTGTGATGAAAACAGTGACCTACAAAAGTGGGAATGCAAAAATGAAACCGTGCTCGCTCTCAAAGACCAAGAGCTTTACATTGAGCTCACTGAGGACAACACAGCTGTTCTTTCCAAAACAATAGGACCGAATAGCCACCTCACAATTTCAGGAACATCCAGTGGCGCTTGCACAAGAACATACAGAG AACTCTATACCATCAGTGGAAATGCAGCTGGAATGCCCTGCATGTTTCCCTTTTTGTACAAAGACAAGTGGTACTCAGACTGCACTACGTTTGACTCCCCAGAAAACTTTCTTTGGTGTGCAGTTGAAACTAATTATCAAAGTGAACGCTGGGGCTTCTGCCCAATTACTA CCAAAGAAGACTGGAATACACACCCACTCACTGGAGCATATTATCAGCTCAACACACAGTCAGCTCTGACTTGGTCCCAAGCTGAAACCAGCTGCAAACAGCAGGGTGCTTCCCTGCTCAGTATCACTGATCCTCATGAGCAGGCTTATGTCCAAG TACTACTGGGGACAGTGGGCAGTATGCTTTGGACTGGGCTGATCCTGGATCCAGAACATGGCTGGAAATGGTCCAATGGGAGGCCTTACCGTTACATGAAATGGGACTCAG GACATCCACTTCCTAATCCAGGATACACCTGTACAGTTGTTAATGCTGCTGTACAGTTGTCCTGGCAGAGTTCACCTTGCAGCAAGAAGCTGGGCTACATCTGCTACAGTAAACGGGCTGAGGAAAATCCTGCACAAG CCTTTGAGACAGGCTTTTGTCCAAGCCCTTGGATTCCTTACAACCATCACTGCTTCCACCTTAATCGTAATCAGAAAACATGGTCTGATGCACAGAGAGAGTGCCGTAACGAAGGGGGGGACCTAGTCAGCATCCGCAATGTGGAGGACCAAAGCTTTGTCATCTCTCAGCTTGGATATG CATCCACAGATAAGCTTTGGATTGGACTGAATGACATGAAGATAGAGGGATTGTTTGACTGGATTGACCACTCCACTGTCAGCTTCACCAGCTGGGAGTTTGGGAAACCTACTGTGTCCACTGATACAAAAGACTGTGTTCTGATCCGAGGAGAg aaTGGGAACTGggctaactgtgtgtgtgaggagaaacaTGGCTTCATTTGTATGAAGATGAGTGCTTCAAAACCCACTGGAGATGAAGTGGAGAAGGACATAGGgtgcaaaaat GGATGGAGGAGACATGGCTCATACTGCTACTTCATAGGGACAGAGACAAAAACTTTTGATGAAGCCAAAGATGACTGCAAGAGATCAGATTCTTATTTAGCTGATGTTTCAACTGG CGTGGACAATGCCTTCCTTGTCAGCTTGGTGGGGTTGAGACCAGAAAAGTACTTCTGGTTAGGGCTGTCAAACCAGAAAAACATTGATGAATTTGTGTGGACCAACACAGCCTCGGTGAGGTTCACTCACTGGAACGCTGAGATGCCAG GTCGCCAAAAAGGCTGTGTTGCCATGAAAACTGGGATTTTTGCTGGTCTCTGGGATGTGCTGCCATGTGCCAATCAGGAGAAATATATTTGCAAGCAGCTGGCAGAGGGGGCAGTTTTAACCCCTGCCCCACCCACACTTATCCCTCTGAAGTGTGCAGACACATGGACTCAAGTAGGATCAAAAAACGTCTGCTTTAAG CTGTTTTTAAAGTCATCTTCAGACCTGAGAACCTGGTTCGAGGCCAGAGATTATTGCAGGACCATTGGAGGAGACCTGCTCAGCATCCACAGTCAGGCTGAGCTTGGAGTACTGCCAAATCG CTACCAGGGCGTCTGGATTGGACTTAGTGCCCCTGACCCAGCCACTGGTTATGTATGGAGCGATGGATCCCCA CTGAATTTCCAACACTGGGAGGATGGCGagccaaacaataaaaataatgtagAATCCTGTGCTGAATTCAAAATGCATAACAAAGAAAGGAGTGGGTCTTGGAATGATGTGCACTGTGAGAGTTACCATGGATGGCTGTGCCAGATCAGTGCAG GAGTGACTCCAAATCCACCTCCAGATCGTGTCACCCCTG ACTACAATACAACCTCAGATGGGTGGCTGGAATGGAAAGGAAATCAGTATAAATTTGCCAGGAGACCAATGGCCATGGAAGAGGCGCGTAAGCTTTGCCAAGAGATGCATAGTGACTTGGTAACTATCAACAGTGAGGCTGAAAGAATATTTTTATGGAAACAG ATATCCAAAGAACCTTTGTCTTACTGGATAGGCCTGAATGTAGACCTTGATGGAACATTTGC GTGGATGGATGGCTCTCCAGTGGTGTTTCAAAAATGGGATGAAAATCAACCCAATTTCTCGAACAACGATGAGAATTGTGCTGTCATGTATTCTTCTATGG GGTTCTGGCATGATTATAATTGTGGGTTAGAGTTCTCGCCCATTTGTAAACGCAGTGACTCACCACCTGCCAATGCCACTGTAGCACCAACAGTTCATCCAAGAGGTGGCTGTctacaaaactggaaaaaaattaactcgaag TGTTACAGCATCATTAATAGCCAAAATGAGACATGGGAAGGCGCAAGGACACAATGCAAAGCAATGGGAGGAAATCTAGCCTCGATTCTCTCCAGACATACACAAG tgtttttgtcGAATGAAATGGTCAAGGCACCCACAACAAACCTGTGGATTGGCTTGCATAATAAACATAGTCAGCAGTTTTGCTGGACAGATGGGCGACCAATGCAATACAACAACTGGCCACCTAAT ATGCATGGCCTTCTGTACAATCGTCGG ATGCATGTCCTTCCGTACAATCGTCGG CTGCATGCCCCTTTTTCCAATAATGAG AAAGAGTGTGCTGCGATGATTACTGATCCTACCATTGGCATTGGGAAATGGCAACAAATGTCCTGCAATGATACCAATGGATATGTGTGTCTTCGAAATCTTG ACCAATCTCTCCCAGACTCCCCTGAACCAACAGTGACTACTGCATATGTGAAACTATTTAATGACTCAATCAAAGTTGTCACTCAGCCCATGAACTGGGATGCAGCCCAGAAGAACTGTCAAAGTGACAGTGCCAACCTGGCTAGCCTGCGAAATGTGTGGTCACAGACCTATGTCGAGCTGATGGCTTTGAATCTGAACAGTCCTGTGTGGATTGGACTGAACAAAAAACAG ACTGTCGGATATTTCACCTATGTTGATGGCTGGCATATGACCATTTCCAATTGGTATAGAAAGTACCCAAGCACAGACcaagactgtgtgtttgtggatgtggACGGAAAATGGAAGACTGCCTACTGCAATCAGACAATGAACAGTATTTGTATGATGTCTACAG ATGTGCCACCAACAGAATCAAGTCATTTCCCAGGAAGATGCCCTGTTGACCCAGAAAGACCCCATTACGGAGGCAAACACGGTTACACTTGGCTACCATTTAAGGGTCATTGTTACCTCTTTCTCACAGAGAGGCTCAGTTGGTCAGATGCCTCTGTTAGCTGTGCAAGACATG gTGGAACTCTTGCCAGCATTGAAGACCCCACTGAGCAACAATTTATTCTAaggaatgtgaaaatatttgaagacaACCACTCTTCATTCTGGATGGGCTTGTATAAAACTCACAAAG GCGTGTGGCAGTGGTTGGATAAAACAGTCATGGACTACATTAACTGGGATACAGATCAACCTGGTGACAACACTTACGGAGTGATTGAAGTGTCAGACGGAAGGTGGAGGACAGGTGAAAAGTGGAATAGGAGAGAATATATTTGCAAAACCCCCAAAG TATTAATACAAGCAACACCCACATCTG CAAGTTCGAGTCCAGTGGATACTCAAAGTCGTGGCCACGTAATTTTGGCAGCTGTGCTGCTCATTACTGCGATTGCCATTGGGATATtcatcgtcctcttcctcttcaagAAGTCTGGCCGCCACCTACCTGTCCCTGAAAAGACAACTACCTTTGACAACCCAGTCTTCGTCAGCAATGAGCAGTCTCAGCAGGATCTGGTGGACACCAATAAAGTGGTAACAATGGAATAA